In Panicum virgatum strain AP13 chromosome 5K, P.virgatum_v5, whole genome shotgun sequence, the genomic window ATGAGATGAAACGGCCgggtggggggggggcagcTTTTGCTTTTAgctttctcttttcctttttgcttcTGATCGAGCTCTGATCCGCCGCAGCATTCCTCCAGCAGCTCTgatctctttttcttttgcatCGCATGCTGTAGGCGGGACAGCTTCATCACGCACCGCGCCTTCTGCGACGCGCTCACCGAGGAGAGCGCCAAGGCCATCGGCctcggcgccatggccgccgccgccgcgccggcgcaccACCACCCGCTGCTCttctcccctccgccgccgcaggtcaTACAGCACCAGGTCCAGGACCTCGCCGCGCTGCAGGAGaacccccaccaccaccacagccaGGTCATGCAGCCGCCGcaagcgcagcagcagcagcagcagcactgcaACTACGCCATGAAGACGGAGATGCCGCCGTGGCCGGCGATGGCGTACGACCATCACGCCCACCCGCTGCTGCAGCCGCTatgcaacgccgccgccggagccgcgcaGAGCTCGGCcacgtccgcgccgccgccgcccgccgcgtcgGCTCACCTCTCGGCCACGGCGCTGCTGCAGAAGGCGGCGCAGATGGGCGCCACcatcggcggcgcgggcgccggcgccggcgcgcactACTCCCAGATGGCGGGCCCCGCGGCgagcgcgcccggcggcgccaCCTTCGGGCTCGGCCTCCCTGGCCTGAgcgcgcagcagcagccggtGGATGGCGGCGTCATGGGTGGCCTCGCGAGAACCGCCTCCCGTGGCCGCAGCGGcgaggacgccggcggcggcgccggcggcgggggcgccgacGGCATGACGAGGGACTTCCTGGGCCTGCGCGCCTTCTCCCACCGCGACATCCTCGACCTCGCCGGCTTCGACTCCTCGTGCATGGGCGCCATCGCCGCCAACGCCAACATGACCTGCTACGAGCCGCAGCAACATGCGCaggcggagcagcagcagcagcagcagcagcagcaacaaagcAGCAACGAGCCATGGCACGGCGGCATGGGCAGCCATAGCTAAGCTCCCTTGCTAGCTTAAGCTACCACGGCGGCCGGctgctttcttcttcctttcaCCAGTCGTCATCAGCCACCATCCTCTAGCCCGTATCTTATCGCAGCTGCAATTCAGTAGCAAGGGCCAGCGCACCATGCCTTTTGAGCTCGCTAAGCTCCTCTTTTTGCTTCTGTTCATGGTGTCAGCTCATGATCTTGCAACCTGATCATGCAAATGCAAGCGATCAACCTTCCATACTCTGGATGGACGACGACAGCACAGCAGCACGCAGGGAATCTgtatttttttggggggggggggggggtgggttTGGGGTGGTTGGGGAGGAGATCGATCAACTGTAAACTAAGCTCGAATCAAGGGAAACCATAGCTATGTGACAGTAATCATGCATCCAtctctcttctcttttgtttttcATTGCATCCATATTACATTTCTACATGTCTAAGCAAAACATACTCTCTCGGTCTCCATTAGTTCCAAATTGCAGATTATTTTAGCCTTTTTAGATACATAGCAATAAGCTACTGTATGAACTTAGAAAGGTTAAAACcatcttataatttggaatggagtaaATAGTAAACTTTTTGAGATGATTTTTCTTTATAAGAAGACCAATGTTTATTTGGTGACATGACTTGAGAGAGTATAGTAGAGGTTGTGTGATTGTGAATGAACTGGAGTCTGGAGTCCTTGTGTGTAGTGTAGACTGTAGACCACCAGACTACCAGTAGGTGTGCATTGTCTACAAGACAAATGTGGCCTACTTGGCCGTGAtagatttttatttatttttttgttttgttgatATGTACTGCGTACTGTGTCGTGCAATCAGCCCACGTACTGGGCAGTGCCGGCTACTGTTCGCCCGTGACATGGTTTTGTTGGTATTGGACCTATTGGTCATGGGCACGCATTATTCCATGCTCTGGATGCCGGATGGAATGAGAAAGAATATTGGAAAAGTATGGTGCTTTGTTGCTTGCAACTTTAGCTACCTTTCAGAGAAATCTTTAGCAACTGTAGCCAATATTCTAAAAGTTTTTATTGCAATCTTTTGATACGAGCTGAAATTTCCTGCAACAAAATTTCAGAAAACAAAGTTGTTGGTCATAGGCCattgtttagttttcaaaaaaaaaaaatcctacaaTACCAGTAagatcgaatctttgaacacatatatggagcactaaatgcagttgaaaaaataactaattacataatatAATtgtttcatacgagatgaattttttaaatctaattagttcatgattggacattaatcatctaataacaacaaaatgtgctacagtactaaaattgaaattttttcgcgaactaaacacagccttactTTGGGGTACTTTGGGGGTCGGGGTTTGACAGTCTGCGATTCGTGAGCCTTTTTACCTGTATatagttttaaatattttttccaTATTTTTTGGTGTTGGTTTTACCATGCTAGTGCAACTTATTAGTACCACATGTAATGAAAATCAAAGTCACTTTGATGTGTTTCCCCGTTCCTTAATTCTTGTCTTTTTTATCTCTAGCTACTCTATACTGGTGGAAATTTTACTCTCTTCATTGAGTTAAGGATAGAATTCTCCATCAACAATCAGGGCCATGCTGGCATAAACCGGGGTCTTGTGCAAAACTAAACTCTAAAGTGAGGTCTAATAGACTAGCGAAAAAAAGAACAATCAAATATTAGATATAATATGTTATATTATATAGGAAAGGAAACATATCAAGAATAATAGTACCTATTTAATCTTAGTTGCATAATATTTACTTAAACAACTTTATTCTTGTTGTGTTCTTCAAATAAAATCTTCAATGATACACAATCCATCTCCTCCAACATGTCACTCTCAAGTGCTATCATGGACAAATCATTAAGTGGAATTTGCCAAAATCATATTTTCTAGATCGATTTGCAAAAAACGTGACTCCAATGAATCTTTATGGCACAAAAGAtgaaaagaacaaaatttgaactATTAAAGATTTAGAGGATACAAAGTAGATCGGTATATTTGGAGAATAACTTATATATTTAATTACCTTGAGTCCTTGAGCCGCTGTCTCTTTAGCCTAATTGACAATTGCTTGCAGTTGCAGAATGCCCCTCAAAGCGTCGTCTGCCTGCCATGGTGCCGCGTGGCTCGGCTGCCGCGCCTTGTCGTGATCGTAGCCTACTGCCTGCCCTGGTGTCTCGGCCGTCATTGCTAGCCACCGCTGCCATTTGTAGACTTCGAGCGTGTGAGTCCTCGCAGTGTGGTTCCATGAGGATGAATCATCAACTGGCAAGACTCGAGGGCAATTGGGCAAGCTAGCAGACTGTTGACCTTTTGGCCAAGAGCGTGAGTCCAGTGTCTGTCAGTTACATACTTACATTGGGCTAGCCGGTTATGAACAACATAGAAGCTGATTAGTAATTATTTCATTAATGGGCTCGATCATGATATGTAGGCCGCGGAAAAATTTTACAGAAGAAGGCCGCCCCGGCCGCACGCCCTTTTGCGCGGGCCAACAATGATTAGACTAATCTCAAAATTTTTTTGAGAGAACCCCGTTGGTAGTTACTCTGTCCTTTTCTTTATGTAGGACGTATTAGAGTTTGGAAAAAATAATCAAACTTTGTAACGTATGACACAATTTGTAAAATTTTATGCATGGTAAAGTCGTGCCTGGAGATTCTAATAATGTCTTATTCATCATAATATCTTTGTAAATTATGATACTTTGTACATCAACATGGGCCTTATATGCAACGCATCAATTAAATGATAACCATATATATTGATGAGACTCTCTCATCAATTAAATGTTTTAATAAAAACTTCAAAATAGTCAAAAATAGATAACTCTTAACCGCACGCTTTCTTCTGTTTTACGAAGGGCCGGGGGTAGTTAAATAAATGTGTGCGCAGTAtgaattttgtttcttagtGAAAACAATAACCCTGGTACATGGGCACTAATTAAGTTTGCACAGGTCGATCATGTTAGGGCGCGAAGGTGACATGACAAAGAGCACCCATCACAGCTAGCACGCCAGTAGTGTAGCCCTTTTATTTCAGGGCTCCCAACGAGTGTGACGGTAAAAGTATATATCATGTGCTTATTACAATGTTATCGTTACACATTACCTTCGTAGTAGAttatattatttaaaaataCTTCCTGTGTATCACAATAACTGTTCCTTTAGTATTTATTTAagttttgtcccacaaagaatgtTATTTTAGATTACAGTGAAgtccatctaattaaagcaatatcaaATATCAAGAAAAAATTATGTAGAGAAGAATATGGAGCCAATCAAATGCTTAAACAAAGGCTACtaattttctatttctaatataTTTGCATTTATTGAGGATCTAAGGAATCAAATAAACAGTGT contains:
- the LOC120707167 gene encoding protein indeterminate-domain 7-like, giving the protein MSSSNLTSSASGGPNAAPAAGNKRKRSLPGNPDPDAEVVALSPATLMATNRFVCEICGKGFQRDQNLQLHRRGHNLPWKLKQRAAGKEAQRKKVYVCPEASCVHHDPARALGDLTGIKKHFFRKHGEKKWKCDKCSKKYAVHSDWKAHAKICGTREYKCDCGTIFSRRDSFITHRAFCDALTEESAKAIGLGAMAAAAAPAHHHPLLFSPPPPQVIQHQVQDLAALQENPHHHHSQVMQPPQAQQQQQQHCNYAMKTEMPPWPAMAYDHHAHPLLQPLCNAAAGAAQSSATSAPPPPAASAHLSATALLQKAAQMGATIGGAGAGAGAHYSQMAGPAASAPGGATFGLGLPGLSAQQQPVDGGVMGGLARTASRGRSGEDAGGGAGGGGADGMTRDFLGLRAFSHRDILDLAGFDSSCMGAIAANANMTCYEPQQHAQAEQQQQQQQQQQSSNEPWHGGMGSHS